The following are encoded in a window of Solibacillus sp. FSL R7-0668 genomic DNA:
- a CDS encoding ABC transporter permease, protein MSNRAINILVPVISVILGLLVGGIVMIVSGYNAVDGYIALWNGIFGDAYSIGNTIRQITPYILSGLAVAFAFRTGLFNIGVEGQLLMGWVAAAYVGYAIEGLPRIIHLPLALLAAAAAGAFWAFIVGYLKAKLHVHEVIASIMLNYTALYLTNAVIKSLSDGGFKTPTVLESATLRNQWLRELTDNSSLHLGIIVAILMVFIMWFILEKTTRGYELKAVGFNKNAAEYAGMNVKRNIILAMTISGVFAGLAGAMEALGTYQNASIKAVQSGIGFDGIAVALLGANNPIGVFFGASLFGSLKYGALNMPNAAGIPEEIVSIIIAVIIIFVASGYILRVGLEKFGKKKEGK, encoded by the coding sequence ATGTCTAATCGCGCAATCAATATACTCGTTCCTGTTATTTCCGTTATTTTAGGTTTACTAGTTGGTGGCATCGTTATGATTGTCAGTGGCTATAATGCTGTAGACGGATACATTGCGCTATGGAACGGGATTTTTGGGGATGCGTATTCAATCGGGAATACGATTCGTCAAATTACACCCTATATTTTATCCGGTCTTGCAGTAGCGTTTGCATTCCGTACAGGCTTATTTAATATCGGGGTTGAAGGACAATTATTAATGGGGTGGGTTGCCGCAGCATACGTTGGTTATGCAATTGAGGGCTTACCACGTATCATTCACTTACCGTTAGCTTTACTTGCAGCGGCAGCAGCGGGTGCTTTCTGGGCATTTATTGTTGGTTATTTAAAGGCCAAGCTTCATGTCCATGAAGTAATTGCTTCCATCATGTTAAACTATACAGCACTCTATTTAACAAATGCAGTCATTAAGTCATTATCCGACGGTGGCTTCAAAACACCAACAGTTTTAGAGTCAGCAACATTACGTAATCAATGGCTACGTGAGTTAACAGACAACTCAAGCTTGCACTTAGGGATTATTGTGGCGATTTTAATGGTATTTATTATGTGGTTCATACTTGAAAAAACGACACGCGGTTATGAGCTAAAGGCAGTAGGTTTCAATAAAAATGCTGCTGAATATGCAGGGATGAATGTTAAGAGAAACATCATTTTAGCGATGACGATTTCGGGTGTTTTCGCCGGTCTTGCTGGTGCCATGGAAGCGCTTGGTACTTACCAAAACGCCTCTATTAAAGCCGTTCAATCAGGTATCGGTTTTGATGGGATTGCAGTAGCCTTACTTGGTGCTAATAACCCGATTGGTGTATTCTTTGGGGCATCGTTATTTGGTTCTTTAAAATACGGCGCTTTAAATATGCCAAACGCAGCTGGCATTCCAGAAGAAATCGTCTCTATTATTATTGCGGTAATTATTATATTCGTAGCTTCTGGCTATATTTTACGCGTTGGTTTAGAGAAATTTGGAAAGAAAAAGGAGGGCAAGTAA
- a CDS encoding ABC transporter permease, which produces MSFLEVLYFIVPSALLYATPLILTGTGALFSERAGIIGLGVEGLMIVGAFTGIYVNLEYYDQFGRGVIWVALLAALVAGAIFSLIIAVAAVTFRADQTVTGVAVNLLAAAITVFLVKLIYDKGQTDMIQAPIRRFEVPYLSDIPFFGKLLFHDVYATTIIAFIVAIGAWYILFKTPFGLRIRAVGEHPMAADTMGVNVAKMRYIAVMISGALAAVGGASLAMTVSNDFSASTIAGQGFIAIAAMIFGKWHPLGTLGAALFFGLAQTLSIAGGNIPYIQDIPPVILQVLPYVLTIFALAGFIGKAVAPKASGLPYIKGKR; this is translated from the coding sequence ATGAGCTTTTTAGAAGTGTTATACTTTATCGTCCCTTCTGCTCTACTTTATGCAACACCACTTATTTTAACAGGTACTGGCGCATTATTTTCTGAGCGTGCTGGGATCATCGGTCTTGGTGTTGAAGGTTTAATGATTGTTGGTGCGTTTACAGGGATTTATGTAAACTTAGAGTATTATGATCAATTCGGTCGTGGGGTCATTTGGGTAGCCTTATTAGCAGCGCTTGTTGCAGGTGCGATTTTCTCATTAATCATCGCAGTTGCAGCGGTTACATTCCGCGCAGACCAAACGGTTACAGGGGTAGCAGTCAACCTGTTAGCAGCAGCCATTACAGTATTCCTAGTAAAATTAATTTATGATAAAGGTCAAACGGACATGATTCAAGCGCCAATTCGTCGTTTTGAAGTGCCGTATTTATCAGATATTCCGTTCTTCGGTAAACTATTATTTCATGATGTGTATGCAACAACGATTATTGCGTTCATCGTAGCAATTGGTGCTTGGTACATTTTATTCAAAACGCCATTTGGTTTACGTATTCGCGCAGTTGGGGAACATCCAATGGCAGCAGATACAATGGGTGTAAACGTAGCGAAAATGCGTTATATCGCGGTTATGATTTCGGGTGCATTAGCAGCAGTTGGGGGTGCGTCATTAGCAATGACTGTATCTAATGACTTCTCTGCTTCAACAATTGCCGGTCAAGGGTTCATTGCAATCGCGGCGATGATTTTCGGTAAATGGCATCCACTTGGTACATTAGGTGCCGCGCTATTCTTCGGTTTAGCACAAACACTAAGTATCGCAGGCGGGAATATTCCATATATTCAGGACATCCCACCGGTCATTCTACAAGTGTTACCATATGTATTAACGATTTTTGCATTAGCAGGCTTCATTGGTAAGGCGGTAGCACCAAAAGCATCCGGTCTACCATATATTAAAGGGAAGCGCTAA
- a CDS encoding ABC transporter ATP-binding protein: MEHVIEMLGIRKEFGNFVANNNITLQLKKGEIHALLGENGAGKSTLMNVLFGLYQPEGGEIKVRGKVEKITDPNKANDLGIGMVHQHFMLVENFTVTENIILGSEPTKFGSINIKDAAKKIADLSKKYNLDVDPYAKIEDISVGMQQRVEILKTLYRGAEILIFDEPTASLTPQEITELMSILRLLIKEGKSIIIITHKLKEIMEVSDRVTIIRKGEGIGTVVTAETSPEQLAELMVGRQVEFKTEKTEAHPTEEILSIENLVVTDYRNIEKVKGLNLSVRRGEIVGIAGIDGNGQSELIEAITGLRKIKSGKVVLSGKDITGLKPREITETGLGHIPQDRHKHGLVLDFPIGHNIALQTYYKEPISKGFIMDYKKVNEKARQVMEEFDVRTGQGEMTPARALSGGNQQKAIIGREVDRDPDLLIAALPTRGLDVGAIEFIHSRLIEQRDKGKAVLLISFELDEVMNVSDRIAVIYDGSIIDTVDPKETTEQELGLLMAGEERKKKEGNE; the protein is encoded by the coding sequence GTGGAACATGTGATTGAGATGCTTGGAATCCGTAAAGAATTCGGGAACTTCGTAGCAAATAACAATATCACCCTCCAATTAAAAAAAGGCGAAATTCATGCACTACTTGGTGAAAACGGTGCAGGTAAGTCGACTTTAATGAACGTACTTTTCGGTCTCTATCAACCAGAGGGTGGAGAAATAAAGGTGCGCGGGAAAGTAGAAAAAATTACAGACCCAAATAAAGCAAATGATTTAGGAATCGGGATGGTTCACCAACATTTTATGTTAGTGGAAAACTTCACGGTGACAGAAAACATCATTTTAGGTAGTGAACCAACAAAATTTGGTTCAATCAACATTAAGGATGCCGCAAAGAAAATTGCAGATTTATCGAAAAAGTACAATTTAGACGTCGATCCATACGCAAAAATTGAAGATATTTCGGTTGGGATGCAGCAGCGTGTAGAAATTTTAAAAACGTTATACCGCGGTGCAGAAATTTTAATTTTCGATGAGCCTACAGCATCATTAACACCACAAGAAATTACAGAATTAATGTCGATTTTAAGACTTCTAATTAAAGAAGGAAAATCGATTATCATTATTACACACAAATTAAAAGAAATTATGGAAGTTTCTGACCGTGTAACCATTATTCGTAAAGGGGAAGGGATTGGTACAGTCGTGACGGCTGAAACAAGCCCAGAACAGCTTGCGGAATTAATGGTCGGACGCCAAGTGGAGTTTAAAACTGAAAAAACAGAGGCGCACCCAACAGAAGAAATTTTATCGATTGAAAACCTAGTCGTGACGGATTACCGTAATATTGAAAAGGTAAAAGGTTTAAATTTATCGGTACGTCGTGGTGAAATCGTAGGGATTGCAGGGATCGATGGCAATGGTCAATCCGAGTTAATCGAAGCGATTACCGGTCTTCGCAAAATTAAGAGCGGTAAAGTCGTATTAAGCGGAAAAGATATTACAGGCTTAAAGCCACGTGAAATTACGGAAACGGGCTTAGGACATATCCCACAAGACCGTCATAAGCATGGGCTAGTACTTGATTTCCCGATTGGCCATAATATTGCACTCCAAACGTATTATAAGGAGCCGATTTCAAAAGGCTTTATAATGGATTATAAAAAGGTCAATGAAAAAGCGCGTCAAGTGATGGAAGAGTTTGATGTTCGAACAGGTCAAGGTGAAATGACTCCTGCACGCGCATTATCCGGTGGTAACCAACAAAAAGCGATTATTGGTCGTGAAGTGGACCGTGACCCAGACCTATTAATTGCAGCACTTCCAACACGCGGACTTGATGTAGGGGCGATTGAGTTCATTCATTCACGCTTAATCGAGCAACGCGATAAAGGAAAAGCAGTTTTATTAATTTCATTCGAATTGGATGAGGTTATGAACGTTTCAGACCGTATTGCTGTTATTTATGATGGCTCAATTATTGATACAGTTGATCCAAAAGAAACAACTGAACAAGAGCTAGGTTTATTAATGGCCGGCGAAGAGCGTAAGAAGAAGGAGGGGAACGAATAA
- a CDS encoding helix-turn-helix domain-containing protein, whose translation MFFLTELGARLKEARLAKGYSLDDLQEITKIQKRYLIGIEEGNYSIMPGSFYVRAFIKQYAEAVGLDAEQILTEYRSDIPAVQKEEVAQSFTQSPSRHKMKASTNNKMMEAMPKLIVALFAIVILVVITTLYMQKANNVPDIGGEDDNKPIEYVKNPNSPQTKPEVTEEDDTEEDAQPQEPVQTEPEVVQVISPGVAEGENTIYEVTGTDTLKVRIEVSGLTWVGIRNEQRQEQVEAKSYNAGDVIEHDSTANNYARIRLGNSKVAKVYVNDEEVPYVQDRTTQNIILKLVKEQQGQ comes from the coding sequence GTGTTTTTTTTGACGGAACTAGGAGCTCGCTTAAAAGAGGCGAGATTAGCGAAGGGATATAGCTTAGATGATTTGCAGGAAATTACGAAAATTCAAAAGCGCTATTTAATCGGAATTGAAGAAGGTAACTATTCGATTATGCCGGGTTCTTTTTACGTTCGTGCATTTATTAAGCAATATGCAGAGGCAGTAGGATTAGATGCAGAGCAAATTCTTACTGAGTACCGCAGTGATATTCCAGCAGTACAAAAGGAAGAAGTAGCACAATCCTTTACACAAAGTCCAAGTAGACATAAGATGAAGGCTTCCACGAATAATAAGATGATGGAGGCTATGCCAAAACTGATTGTTGCCTTATTTGCGATTGTTATTTTAGTGGTCATCACAACGCTGTATATGCAAAAGGCAAACAATGTTCCGGATATCGGAGGAGAAGATGACAATAAGCCAATCGAGTATGTAAAAAACCCGAATTCTCCACAAACCAAACCAGAAGTAACAGAAGAGGATGACACAGAAGAAGATGCGCAGCCACAAGAGCCTGTGCAAACAGAGCCAGAAGTTGTGCAAGTCATCAGCCCAGGTGTTGCAGAAGGTGAAAATACAATCTATGAGGTAACGGGTACAGACACATTAAAGGTTCGAATTGAAGTATCAGGCTTAACATGGGTAGGTATTCGTAACGAGCAGCGTCAAGAGCAGGTGGAAGCGAAATCCTATAATGCAGGTGATGTGATTGAACATGATTCAACTGCGAATAATTATGCGCGAATCCGTTTAGGAAACTCAAAAGTGGCTAAAGTATATGTAAATGACGAAGAAGTGCCGTATGTACAAGATCGTACGACACAAAACATTATTTTAAAGTTAGTGAAAGAACAACAAGGACAGTAG
- the yfmH gene encoding EF-P 5-aminopentanol modification-associated protein YfmH has product MQTIEFKQLDETLYYKKLPNGLDVYILPKKGFSKTFVTFTTKYGSIDRTFVPIGETEAITVPDGIAHFLEHKMFEKEDGDVFQKFSEVGAQANAFTSFTRTAYLFSSTDHIYKSTETLLNFVQEPYFTEETVNKEKGIIGQEITMYDDSPDWRLYFGAIENMYHNHPVKIDIAGTIDTIDGITAEHLYTCYNTFYHPSNMLLFVIGAVDPAEMMTFIQNNQNEKTFPEATPLTRLFDEEPSNVAIKERVLHMDVQKPKVYVGLKAKEVNLSGEAMLKHELSVQIALECLFGRASQFYTHMYDNGLIDESYGYDFSLENGYGFALIGSDSEQPEQLVEGIKAKLAQAENASVFTAEDVERIKRKKIGFFLRALNSIEFIANQFTRYKFNEMNLFDVVPVLETITVEDIAQAFQSIQGEEQQTVFQILPISERKA; this is encoded by the coding sequence GTGCAAACGATTGAATTTAAACAACTAGATGAAACACTTTATTATAAAAAATTACCGAATGGCTTAGATGTGTACATTTTGCCGAAAAAAGGCTTTTCTAAAACATTTGTGACGTTTACAACAAAGTATGGCTCAATTGACCGTACATTTGTGCCAATTGGTGAAACGGAAGCGATTACCGTTCCAGACGGGATTGCGCATTTTTTAGAGCATAAAATGTTCGAAAAAGAAGATGGTGACGTGTTCCAAAAGTTTAGTGAGGTTGGTGCACAGGCCAATGCCTTTACATCTTTTACACGTACAGCCTATTTGTTCTCTTCGACGGATCATATTTATAAAAGCACGGAAACCTTATTAAATTTCGTGCAGGAACCGTATTTCACAGAAGAAACGGTTAACAAGGAAAAGGGGATTATCGGTCAGGAAATTACAATGTACGACGATTCTCCTGATTGGCGCTTATACTTTGGTGCAATTGAAAATATGTACCACAATCATCCGGTAAAAATCGACATCGCTGGAACGATTGACACGATTGATGGCATTACAGCGGAGCATTTATATACGTGCTACAATACGTTTTACCACCCATCTAATATGCTGCTATTTGTCATTGGCGCAGTAGATCCAGCAGAAATGATGACATTTATCCAAAACAATCAAAACGAAAAAACATTCCCAGAAGCGACACCATTAACGCGCCTATTTGATGAAGAACCATCAAATGTAGCGATAAAAGAACGTGTACTTCATATGGATGTCCAAAAACCAAAAGTTTATGTAGGATTAAAGGCAAAAGAAGTGAATTTAAGTGGCGAGGCGATGCTTAAACATGAGCTCTCAGTACAAATTGCATTAGAATGCTTATTTGGTCGTGCTTCACAGTTTTATACCCATATGTATGATAACGGCTTAATCGATGAATCTTACGGCTATGATTTCTCACTCGAAAACGGTTATGGTTTTGCATTAATTGGTTCAGATTCTGAGCAACCTGAACAGCTTGTGGAAGGAATTAAAGCAAAATTAGCGCAAGCCGAAAATGCAAGTGTATTTACAGCGGAAGACGTAGAACGTATTAAACGTAAAAAAATTGGCTTCTTCCTACGTGCATTAAACTCAATAGAATTTATCGCTAATCAATTTACACGTTATAAATTTAATGAGATGAACCTATTCGACGTGGTACCTGTATTAGAAACGATTACAGTTGAAGATATTGCACAAGCATTCCAATCTATACAAGGTGAAGAGCAACAAACGGTATTCCAAATTTTACCGATAAGTGAGCGCAAAGCATAA
- a CDS encoding DUF3388 domain-containing protein produces the protein MGEWYFEYEIQVNRPGLLGDIASLLGMLRVNIVSINGVDEEHRGMLLSTDNEESIQRFISIVSTMENINVTRFRQPKLRDRLAIRHGHYIPRDADEKNTFRFVRDELGILVDFMAELFKKEGHKLIGIRGMPRVGKTESIVAASVCANKRWLFISSTMIKQTVRSSLMGDEFNGNNIFILDGAVTRRSNDERHQQLVREIMGMPTIKVIEHPDLFVQHSSYKLEDFDYIIELRNHPDEEITYESIQKNDLFSNTSDFGGFGGFNV, from the coding sequence ATGGGCGAATGGTATTTCGAGTATGAAATTCAAGTGAATCGACCAGGCTTGTTAGGAGATATTGCATCGTTATTAGGAATGCTACGCGTCAATATCGTATCTATTAATGGTGTAGATGAAGAACATCGTGGGATGCTATTATCGACGGACAATGAAGAGTCGATCCAGCGTTTCATATCCATCGTTTCGACAATGGAAAACATCAATGTCACTCGATTTCGTCAACCAAAGCTACGCGATCGTTTAGCAATTCGCCATGGCCATTATATTCCACGTGATGCCGATGAAAAAAATACATTCCGCTTTGTTCGAGATGAGCTCGGCATACTAGTTGATTTTATGGCTGAATTATTTAAGAAAGAAGGTCATAAGTTAATAGGGATTCGTGGGATGCCTCGTGTAGGAAAGACGGAATCCATCGTAGCAGCAAGTGTCTGTGCCAATAAACGCTGGCTGTTTATTTCTTCCACAATGATCAAACAAACCGTTCGTAGCTCACTAATGGGAGACGAATTTAATGGTAATAATATTTTTATCTTAGATGGTGCGGTTACGCGTCGCTCGAATGATGAACGTCACCAACAATTAGTACGTGAAATTATGGGAATGCCAACCATTAAAGTAATTGAACATCCGGATCTTTTTGTCCAGCATTCATCTTATAAATTAGAGGATTTCGATTATATTATTGAGTTGCGCAATCATCCAGACGAAGAAATTACGTACGAAAGTATTCAAAAAAATGATTTATTTTCCAATACGAGTGATTTTGGTGGCTTCGGGGGATTTAATGTTTAG
- a CDS encoding DUF3243 domain-containing protein, with translation MSILQNWEQWTSFLGQQVTDAKESGMPNKIIEKTAVQIGEYLAKNVDPQNEQERVLSDLWSVAEKDEKQALASCVMKLVQQKTTH, from the coding sequence ATGAGCATATTGCAAAATTGGGAGCAATGGACGAGCTTTTTAGGGCAGCAGGTAACAGATGCAAAGGAAAGTGGCATGCCGAACAAAATTATTGAGAAGACAGCTGTTCAAATTGGGGAATATTTAGCGAAAAATGTCGATCCGCAAAATGAACAAGAGCGTGTCTTATCCGATTTATGGTCTGTCGCTGAAAAAGACGAAAAGCAAGCGTTAGCGAGCTGCGTCATGAAACTTGTTCAACAAAAAACGACACATTAA
- a CDS encoding GntR family transcriptional regulator — translation MSIKADHRHLYLQVIDRLKSDIDKGVYRENEKLPSEFELSKTLGVSRATLREALRLLEEENIIVRRHGVGTFVNPKPLFTSGIEHLSSISSMIENAGMQPGAIFISSKEEKATEDDVERFQTDIDDNVITIERVRTADNEPVVYCVDRVPANLLPKEFLNNQNVSIFSALEQTGNIRVAYAVTYIDPVGFHDEVSPILKCGPETALLVLKQLHYDENDRVVLYSKNYFRADKFSFHVVRKRV, via the coding sequence GTGTCCATTAAAGCTGATCATCGTCATTTATACTTACAAGTGATTGATCGTTTGAAATCGGATATTGATAAAGGGGTTTATCGTGAGAACGAAAAATTACCGTCAGAGTTCGAGCTTTCAAAAACGCTTGGTGTAAGTCGTGCAACGCTTCGTGAAGCACTTCGACTATTGGAAGAAGAAAACATCATCGTAAGACGCCATGGTGTCGGCACATTTGTAAATCCAAAACCATTATTTACTTCTGGTATTGAGCATTTATCAAGTATATCTTCTATGATTGAAAATGCGGGCATGCAACCTGGTGCGATTTTCATTAGCTCCAAGGAAGAAAAGGCAACAGAAGATGATGTGGAACGCTTCCAAACTGACATTGATGACAATGTTATCACGATTGAACGTGTAAGAACGGCAGATAATGAGCCGGTCGTTTACTGTGTAGACAGAGTACCAGCGAATCTTTTGCCCAAAGAATTTTTAAACAATCAAAATGTTTCAATTTTTTCGGCTTTAGAGCAAACAGGCAATATTCGTGTTGCGTATGCAGTCACTTATATTGATCCAGTGGGCTTCCATGACGAAGTTTCTCCAATTTTGAAATGTGGTCCAGAAACGGCTCTACTTGTTTTGAAACAGCTACACTACGATGAAAATGATCGTGTAGTGCTTTACTCGAAAAATTATTTCAGAGCTGATAAATTCAGCTTCCATGTAGTACGTAAACGGGTGTAG
- the yfmF gene encoding EF-P 5-aminopentanol modification-associated protein YfmF, giving the protein MFLTTEIAKGVSLHIRQTAQFKTVNFSIKWRAPLSEKAASERTVLSNVLQHSNEKFPTSASYRSYLDELFGTVLYFDTTKRGAEHTLLFNVETVNDQYLSHGNVLQEVIELMHEAIFKPNFEQGQFKEAIVEREKNMVVQRIQSVFDDKSRYAQKRLTEILRPHSPASISANGTIGDVKAITPASLTKTYEDMLKNDIIDIYVVGDIDVEEMTAKIKEALPFTDRGNIDLPKVPAFNDQVQQYTKETQEMKQGKLHIGYSTPVYFGDEDFAKMQIFNGIFGGYAHSKIFMNVREKESLAYYASSSYSSHYGLVFVISGIEPTNEEKARLVIAEQLTSIQNGEITDLELAQTKAMLINQLKEALDSSRGQIEIFDQYKALPEPFALDTWVTRWSNVTKQDVQQMAQQIELQATYFLCGKED; this is encoded by the coding sequence TTGTTTTTAACGACAGAAATTGCGAAAGGTGTTTCGCTTCATATACGACAAACGGCTCAATTTAAAACGGTCAATTTTTCAATTAAATGGAGAGCCCCACTTTCTGAAAAAGCCGCATCGGAGCGTACGGTGCTTTCAAATGTTTTACAGCATAGTAATGAAAAGTTTCCGACATCAGCAAGTTATCGAAGCTATTTAGATGAGCTATTTGGCACAGTATTATACTTTGACACAACAAAGCGTGGCGCGGAGCATACGCTTTTATTCAATGTGGAAACCGTAAATGATCAATATCTATCGCACGGAAATGTATTGCAAGAGGTCATTGAATTAATGCATGAAGCTATTTTTAAACCAAATTTTGAACAGGGTCAATTTAAAGAAGCTATTGTAGAGCGCGAAAAAAATATGGTTGTGCAGCGTATTCAATCAGTATTTGATGACAAATCACGCTATGCGCAAAAGCGTTTAACGGAAATTTTACGACCTCATTCACCGGCTTCTATTTCAGCGAACGGTACGATTGGTGATGTCAAAGCCATTACACCTGCCTCATTAACAAAAACATATGAAGACATGCTTAAAAACGACATTATCGACATTTATGTAGTAGGGGATATCGATGTAGAAGAAATGACAGCCAAGATTAAAGAAGCCCTACCATTTACAGATCGTGGAAACATTGATTTACCAAAAGTACCTGCATTTAACGATCAAGTACAACAATATACAAAAGAAACGCAAGAAATGAAGCAAGGAAAGCTGCATATCGGTTATTCCACACCTGTGTACTTTGGCGATGAAGATTTTGCGAAGATGCAAATTTTCAACGGAATTTTCGGTGGCTATGCCCATTCGAAAATATTTATGAATGTGCGTGAAAAAGAAAGTTTAGCGTATTATGCCTCAAGCTCGTATTCTTCACATTATGGTTTGGTATTTGTTATATCAGGTATTGAACCGACAAATGAAGAAAAAGCACGCTTAGTCATTGCAGAACAATTAACATCGATTCAAAATGGAGAAATTACCGATTTAGAGCTAGCGCAAACAAAAGCAATGCTCATCAATCAATTAAAGGAAGCCTTGGATTCTTCACGCGGACAAATTGAAATTTTCGATCAATACAAAGCACTACCCGAGCCATTTGCATTAGACACATGGGTGACGCGCTGGTCGAATGTCACAAAGCAAGATGTACAACAAATGGCACAGCAAATTGAATTACAAGCAACGTATTTCTTATGCGGTAAGGAGGACTAA
- a CDS encoding BMP family lipoprotein yields the protein MKKRKFGLLISSVVATGAILAACGSDEGKDKETETSTGAGNEGDTFSIAMVTDVGGVDDKSFNQSAWEGVQKFGTDNGLSKGDGGFDYLQSQSDADYNTNLNNLIRRDFDLVFGVGFMMADAMGEVAGENPDAQLALIDSADVTAPNLVNILFKEQEGAFLAGVVAAEMSQTGKIGFVGGVDIPVINRFHAGFVEGAKAVNPDIEIQVNYTGAFDDASKGKIAANSMYSSGVDIIFHAAGGTGNGVFSEAKERKAKDPNANVWVIGVDADQYAEGQVDDATNITLTSMLKGVNNAVVDVATKAKEGNFPGGETIVYGLAEDGVGLADSRGAIPQEVLDKVEEYKEKIASGEITVSEEKPKK from the coding sequence ATGAAAAAGCGTAAATTTGGTTTATTAATTTCTTCAGTAGTTGCAACTGGTGCAATCTTAGCTGCTTGTGGTAGCGACGAAGGCAAAGATAAAGAAACAGAAACAAGCACTGGTGCTGGTAACGAAGGCGATACTTTCTCAATTGCCATGGTAACAGATGTTGGTGGCGTTGACGACAAATCATTCAACCAATCAGCTTGGGAAGGCGTTCAAAAATTCGGTACTGACAACGGCTTATCTAAAGGTGATGGCGGCTTCGATTACTTACAATCTCAATCAGACGCTGACTACAACACAAACTTAAACAACTTAATCCGTCGTGACTTCGACTTAGTATTCGGTGTTGGTTTCATGATGGCAGATGCAATGGGTGAAGTTGCTGGCGAAAATCCAGATGCACAATTAGCATTAATTGACTCAGCAGATGTAACAGCTCCAAACTTAGTAAACATCCTTTTCAAAGAGCAAGAGGGTGCATTCTTAGCGGGTGTTGTTGCTGCTGAAATGTCTCAAACAGGTAAAATTGGTTTCGTAGGTGGCGTGGATATCCCAGTTATTAACCGCTTCCATGCTGGTTTCGTTGAAGGTGCAAAAGCAGTAAATCCTGATATTGAAATCCAAGTAAACTACACAGGCGCATTCGATGACGCTTCTAAAGGTAAAATCGCTGCGAACTCTATGTACTCTTCAGGCGTAGATATTATTTTCCACGCTGCTGGTGGTACGGGTAACGGTGTATTCTCAGAAGCAAAAGAGCGTAAAGCAAAAGATCCTAATGCAAACGTATGGGTAATTGGTGTAGATGCTGACCAATATGCGGAAGGTCAAGTGGATGATGCAACAAACATCACATTAACTTCTATGTTAAAAGGCGTAAACAACGCAGTAGTTGACGTAGCGACAAAAGCAAAAGAAGGTAACTTCCCAGGTGGCGAAACAATCGTTTACGGCTTAGCTGAAGATGGTGTTGGTTTAGCAGATTCTCGTGGTGCGATTCCACAAGAAGTATTAGATAAAGTAGAAGAATACAAAGAAAAAATTGCTTCAGGCGAAATTACAGTTTCAGAAGAAAAACCTAAAAAATAA
- the ymfI gene encoding elongation factor P 5-aminopentanone reductase: protein MKKFALVCGASGAIGEEICRQLAQDGWSLYLHYNANKEKVHQLYVQLAESYPQQEFMPVQADFSTDTGAEQLAAQIFSVKAIIFANGHAYYGLLEDTSSADMNKLWCVHVQNPMRTTALLASKLRVHEVSYVLVVGSIWGDAGAAGEVVYSAVKGAQHSFVKAYAQEVAYNGIRVNAIAPGFIDTVMNAKLDTAEREELVSQIPLQTFGETSDIANMVAFYVSGKADYVTGQIIRVNGGWYI from the coding sequence ATGAAAAAATTTGCATTAGTTTGTGGCGCGTCCGGAGCAATAGGTGAGGAAATTTGCCGCCAACTTGCTCAGGATGGCTGGTCACTCTATTTGCATTACAATGCCAATAAAGAAAAGGTACATCAACTTTATGTGCAATTAGCAGAAAGTTATCCTCAGCAGGAGTTTATGCCCGTGCAAGCTGATTTTAGCACTGACACAGGGGCCGAGCAGTTAGCAGCGCAAATTTTTTCAGTGAAGGCTATTATTTTCGCGAACGGTCATGCCTATTATGGACTTCTTGAAGATACATCAAGTGCGGATATGAACAAACTATGGTGTGTGCATGTACAAAACCCTATGCGCACAACGGCTCTCTTAGCAAGCAAATTGCGGGTACATGAAGTAAGCTATGTGCTTGTTGTAGGGTCCATTTGGGGCGATGCTGGCGCGGCGGGTGAAGTGGTCTATTCGGCAGTCAAAGGGGCGCAACATAGTTTTGTCAAAGCCTATGCACAAGAGGTTGCTTATAATGGCATTCGCGTTAATGCCATTGCACCTGGCTTTATTGATACGGTGATGAATGCCAAGCTCGATACCGCCGAGCGTGAAGAATTGGTAAGTCAAATACCGCTCCAAACGTTTGGTGAAACGAGTGATATTGCCAATATGGTAGCATTTTATGTGAGCGGCAAGGCTGATTATGTAACAGGGCAAATTATTCGAGTTAATGGTGGTTGGTACATATAA